CAAAAGGATTCTTTCTTTAAATGATCAGCTTAAATCCATTCAGCGAAAAACAAATGATCTTGAGTTGTTGAGATTTTCTATCAATACAGCCAAAAGCAATCGTCTTGCACGACTAAGTTTTCAAAACAAACAAGGTGTTGAAGAATCTGAAAATCAAATCAATGCTTGGGGGCTGGCTTTGGCTTCTATTGGGTCTAGCAAATTAGAACAAGGCGCGCTTTATGGGGCAAATATTGGATATGACAGCTATATAAATAATTTTCTCTTGGGGGGTTATGTCGCATATGGGTATGGAATGTATCAGGGCGGATTAATGAGTGGGAAAAGTCATAATTCTGGGGTGGGGCTTTATGGGCGTGTTTTTGTAGGAAGAAATGAAATAGACTTTGGCGCAAATGGAATGATGGGCTGGAGGCAGGAAGAGATTTTGGGTGATGAGGTGATTACCCATCAGCTTTCTCAGAGCTATCATTACAATGCTAAGAGTGCGAATGTGAATGTGGATTATGGCTATGCCTTTATGTTGTGGAAAGAGAGGATTGCTCTGAAGCCAAAAGTATCTGTTCAATATGCTTATCTTGTGAGTTCTCAAATTGAAGGTGAGATTTCCAATCCTTTCTATCAAGATCTTGTCACATATGCTGGAGAAGCAAGCAAGCATACATTGGCGACAAGCTTGGGTCTTGAGACAAGAGTTGTAGCCGGAGAAAGTTCATATTGGTGGGTATTATTAGAGGCCTCTCAAGACCTATATGCGATAGGTCAAAATAATAATGATATAAGTTTTGCTGGCTTTCGTGCGATGGGGGGTTCTGAGAATTTAGATTCAAAGAATTTAAGTCTTGCACTGAGTCTTGGTGGCGAAGTCAGACTTTTTGATCGAGCCTTGGTTAATTTCAGCGTGGGTTCGGAGTTTGGGACATCTCAGAAAGCAAAAAAGCTTGCAGGAAATGTCGGAGTGGAATATCGCTTTTGATGAAACGCTCAGAGTGTAAGCAATTTTTGGTTTTGGAGGCCTCAGCAGGGAGCGGAAAGACATTTTCTCTGGCTTTACGCTATGTGTATTTGTTGCTTGAGGGGGCAAAAATAGGAGAGATTCTTGCTCTGACATTTACTAATAAGGCCGCAGAGGAGATGCGTCAGAGGATTGGAGATTTTCTGATGATATTGGGAGGAGATCATACTCCCAAACAAGATGAATTGCTTGGGGCATTGGAGAAAGAATATGGTTGGAATAAGAAAAGCGTTTTGACTCTTGCTCCAATGCTTTTGAAAAATTATTGGACACAAGAGCCAAAGATTCTAACCCTTGATGCTTTTTTTAATTCGATTTTAAAAAAGTTTTGTTGGTATGTTGGTGTCCCACATCAATTTGAAATCAAAGACCTTGATGAAGAATGGATCAAGGAGAGATTTCTATCATCCTTGAGTGCGAGGCAGAAGGATAGGTTTCTCTCTATTTGTCTTCAGGACAATAAGAGATTGGATGATCTTTTAGAGAGAGTTGATCTTGCTAGGGAGAAAATGGTTGATGTGCTTGGGGAAATCGAAGAAAATAAAGATGATTTAGAAGCTCTTGAGAAAGAAGCTCTGTCCTATGCAAGATTGGTTCAGGAGCTTGTGAAGTCCAATCCTGCAAGTTCAGAATCTGCACGTAGGGCTGTTGCATTTGAGACTTTTTTAGAGTTGCTTAATAAGGGGGAAACATGGATTGTGCGTGGAGAAGAGTATCAGTATTTTAAAAAGCTCAAATTAGATTCTGAGATTTTTTGCAAACTGCGAGAGGCTGTGATTAGAGTATTGACTGCGAGGGAAAGGATTTTTCTTAATTTTTTAAGAGAATTTTGTCATTTGTATCAAGAGGCAAGGGATGCTTATTCGCGACAAAAGAATGCTTTGAATTTTTCTGATGTGATGCTGAAAGTTTTCCACTTGCTTTGTGGGAGACATTTATCAAAAGAATTTTTCTATTTCAGGCTTGATGCCCGCATCTCTCATATTTTGCTTGATGAATTTCAGGATACTAATATCGTGCAATACAAGATTTTGCTTCCTCTTATTGAAGAAATTCTCTCTGGGACTGGACGCATTGGAAATCGTAGCTTTTTTGCCGTTGGAGATAAAAAGCAAAGTATTTATCAATTTCGAGGTGGATATGGCGAACTTTTGGATATTGCCAAATCTCTCTCTTTGGAGATGCGCACAGAAAATTTAGATACCAATTATCGGAGCGATTCTGAGATTGTGCATTTTGTCAATGAGGTCTTTCAGACACAAATCAAGGATTATTTTCCACAAAAGCCCCATCATCATGGGGGATATGTTCAAATTTTGGAAGTGCAAGATATGCAAGAGGAGCATTCTTCTTGGAAGGTTTTTGCGCGCGTTAAAGAGCTGATTGATGATCTTTTGGTGCATGGA
This DNA window, taken from Helicobacter kayseriensis, encodes the following:
- a CDS encoding RecB-like helicase, with translation MKRSECKQFLVLEASAGSGKTFSLALRYVYLLLEGAKIGEILALTFTNKAAEEMRQRIGDFLMILGGDHTPKQDELLGALEKEYGWNKKSVLTLAPMLLKNYWTQEPKILTLDAFFNSILKKFCWYVGVPHQFEIKDLDEEWIKERFLSSLSARQKDRFLSICLQDNKRLDDLLERVDLAREKMVDVLGEIEENKDDLEALEKEALSYARLVQELVKSNPASSESARRAVAFETFLELLNKGETWIVRGEEYQYFKKLKLDSEIFCKLREAVIRVLTARERIFLNFLREFCHLYQEARDAYSRQKNALNFSDVMLKVFHLLCGRHLSKEFFYFRLDARISHILLDEFQDTNIVQYKILLPLIEEILSGTGRIGNRSFFAVGDKKQSIYQFRGGYGELLDIAKSLSLEMRTENLDTNYRSDSEIVHFVNEVFQTQIKDYFPQKPHHHGGYVQILEVQDMQEEHSSWKVFARVKELIDDLLVHGALLEDIAILAFKNSDVMELGDYLKKYFKSIVTKESIALSEKRDAQILLKALQCALGDSELDRLCLAKLLGKRLGEDVEILPWRGQGLGRYIYQAIRFYGLNSQVAKQVLGIACESKEIKSFFEKVKACKDSGEDQKGLKILTIHASKGLEFEHVIVLDRLSGSSKKGELFWAQYDQQLHGKILVADAKREKIDINFCAEVEKEKQKKQQEKKNLLYVALTRACKSLSIVPVLKAREKSEFECIGLVQESDVLFDRTRGVLNVAPKQKSSGRIEQFVVQESFGCQENFLHKEEKSEIFDLHATKRGEAFHRGLELFLGYGISQEKIMCHLRNAYGAWISQAKLQEILDSLETIKALLRLNFGLTQIKSEVSFIQNFKFHRIDCLLLCLDEEKRLERVVILDYKSGQAKDEYRQQVQAYIEFVKMQYQNVQVEGYLLYLKHCELVRV